GGCGAGATGGCGGTGCGCACCGGCAACCCGCGCCACGCGGTGGTCCGCACGGCCTGGGTGGTGAGCCCGCACCGGGCGAACTTCGTCAAGACGATGCTGCGCCTCGCGGGCGAGCGCGACAAGCTCACGGTGGTCGCCGACCAGCGCGGCTGCCCGACCTCGGCCGGCGACCTCGCCGCGGCGCTCGTCGCCGTCGCGCTGCGCTTGGCCGAGGACGGGAATGCGCCCGCCGGCACCTATCACTGCGTCAATGCCGGGGCGACGACCTGGTACGATTTCGCGGTCGCCATCATGGCGGGTGCGGCAGCCCGCGGGGCGCGCTCCGTGCCGGTCGAGCCGATCCCGAGCACCGCCTTCAAGACCCCGGTCACCCGACCGGCCAATTCCGAGCTCTCGACCGAGACGCTCAACCGGGCATTCGGCCTCACGCCCCGCCCGTGGTCCGAGGCCCTCGATGACATCCTGGACCAGCTGATCGGCTCCCCGCTCAAACAAGCCTGAAGGAATAGGACACCATGAAGGGCATCGTGCTCGCCGGTGGATCCGGCACGCGGCTGCACCCGGCGACGCTGGCGATCAACAAGCAGCTGCTGCCGGTCTACGACAAGCCGATGATCTATTATCCGGTGTCGGTGCTGATGCTGGCCGGCATCCGCGACATCCTGCTGATCTCGTCGCCGGAGCACATCGACAACTACAAGCGCCTGTTCGGCACCGGCGAGCAGTTCGGCATCACCATCTCGTACGCGCTGCAGCCGAAGCCCGAGGGGCTGGCCCAGGCCTTCGTCATCGGCCGCGAGTTCGTCGGCGACGACTCGGTCGCGCTGGTGCTCGGCGACAACCTGTTCTTCGGCGCCGGCATGCGCCAGCTCCTGGCCAAGGCCCGCGACCGGAAGACC
The sequence above is drawn from the Methylobacterium terrae genome and encodes:
- the rfbD gene encoding dTDP-4-dehydrorhamnose reductase encodes the protein MAREIVTREILVLGGGGQVGTELQRQSWGEGVAIHAPTRDALDITDEAAIARAVAERPYAAVINTAAYTAVDKAESDVAAAWRLNALAPAYLAAETAKAGIPLVHVSTDYVFDGSGTGAYAPDAPVHPVSVYGASKAAGEMAVRTGNPRHAVVRTAWVVSPHRANFVKTMLRLAGERDKLTVVADQRGCPTSAGDLAAALVAVALRLAEDGNAPAGTYHCVNAGATTWYDFAVAIMAGAAARGARSVPVEPIPSTAFKTPVTRPANSELSTETLNRAFGLTPRPWSEALDDILDQLIGSPLKQA